Proteins found in one Paenibacillus borealis genomic segment:
- a CDS encoding S8 family serine peptidase codes for MAKSFIKQSVALFTSVLLLAAPLGSPAGAAGTTPASQTLAGLLNPAQPLISPELSAALTAAPVVVDGNINTASSAKISVIIQLTGQAVSEAKRSASMSRRSFSVQSAEQSVMSEQTVFKNTASSKGIPLKVNYQYNTVLNGMEVTVSANQIPQLAKLAGVKSISLNSTYYPIPLIDSPAAENSSGSSFEIDPIAQIGADTAWQSGFTGKGVKVGVIDTGVDYKHPDLKNAYKGGYDSFYQDNDPYEEPPAIFGFEGTSHGTHVAGTIVGRGENPTSEVVQKGVAYEADLYAYKVLGATEKEDGTYQTSGTSAQVIDGIEHAVKDGMDVINLSLGSDLEKGPDSPDSIAVNNAVLSGVVAVIANGNAGSDGKYYYSMGSPASSQLAISVAAATSTSIHYSANFSAQLTDTVTEEVYSVTDTVYSDLLGWSYKGANFSDLLGTAPLDAVYAGLGDYSDYNETGDVTDKVVVVSRGNLTFVDKVAIAKEKGAKALIIFNGNSLDGSEEADLSVSIPGRDGPLGEIAFLGDDYAHIPTFDMPGIEGRALAREILANPDKPLHITFGKDYPMTVAAGDTIADFSSRGPNSDDNYGIKPDISAPGVNILSTLPEYAALYGDQEYAYYFDKGDPSYDLAYHRSSGTSMASPHIAGLAALMTQAHPDWTPLDIRAALANTADVISNAGGTQYDVYSQGSGRADVASALLTPAVVEALDPITIYDEQMNATVMESEASNLSFGAIQPGDAPLSKPLRVKNFSGDEVTYTASVVMHSSVTSDPSDPVATPDVSSIEMTLGGLDGDATITAAAGSSIPFTLSAQAAEGAAHGVYEGEILLQSPGLPPLHLPFVIHVGTDVADNDFGLIDGALTNKRISPAAPADLSVTLANDHTNFMVVEVNGLSEGYIGRISDWYELNEQTQQLSTLPAGRVTFENIDGSYSDGTVDEYGNYVIKQLEPGQYKLGIYAVQYDEKFNVADVQLVNMTFYAVGEDEEVTGPTQPTPDPGSGGGTATPTPIPTASPVPTPTPVSGNGGGGGGLAPSPTPTPSSTPASSPSTATSAEQLAAVVEPGQSVAALTGTAALEGDQTVVSIDNAALQKALDAKAAAAVYSITAAENSSEGASLQLTAGQVKLLQSAPAGSSLAFTWKGASVALPLSALSGLGADAGLTVTIAPAADSKATFAARYPGAVILGTPYTFEAASTVAGVSSKVTFAPDQIVHRAFILDKGIDATNAGALYTEGDTVYPVPAQFKTMTDGSTLVKISRPGFSTYAAATRQITFKDTGSSWAKSEIQTLAGRFILNGTSADTFSPKSPVTRAQFASMLVTAIGLDKQPGTNAFKDIKGSEWYAQDVNAAYKAGLITGYDGSFRPGDEITRQDLTVMLARAIKLLDIRFTSGSAHVPYSDAAAFSSYAKDSIQAVSDAGLMQGEAQQGQFIFHPALPTTREAAAKVLYQLLSLAGSL; via the coding sequence TTGGCTAAATCATTCATCAAACAATCGGTTGCGCTCTTCACTTCCGTCCTTCTGCTGGCGGCTCCTCTGGGCAGTCCGGCAGGGGCAGCCGGAACAACGCCGGCTTCGCAGACACTTGCCGGTCTGCTCAATCCGGCACAGCCGCTTATCTCTCCTGAACTGTCTGCTGCTCTTACAGCAGCTCCAGTGGTTGTAGACGGGAATATTAATACTGCTTCTTCCGCCAAAATAAGTGTAATCATCCAGCTGACCGGACAGGCCGTATCAGAAGCCAAACGCTCCGCCAGCATGTCCAGACGCTCCTTCTCTGTGCAATCGGCCGAACAGTCCGTCATGTCGGAGCAGACCGTCTTCAAGAATACCGCCAGCTCCAAAGGCATTCCGCTGAAGGTCAATTACCAGTACAACACTGTACTGAACGGAATGGAGGTTACGGTCAGTGCCAATCAGATTCCGCAGCTGGCGAAGCTGGCCGGAGTCAAGTCCATCAGCCTGAACAGCACGTATTATCCGATTCCGCTGATCGATTCCCCGGCTGCGGAGAACAGCTCCGGCAGCAGCTTCGAAATCGATCCGATTGCCCAGATCGGGGCGGACACCGCCTGGCAGAGCGGCTTTACCGGCAAAGGCGTGAAGGTCGGCGTCATCGATACCGGGGTCGATTATAAGCATCCTGATTTGAAGAATGCCTATAAAGGCGGCTACGATTCCTTCTACCAGGATAATGATCCTTATGAAGAGCCTCCGGCCATCTTCGGCTTCGAAGGCACCAGCCATGGCACCCATGTAGCCGGAACCATTGTAGGGCGGGGAGAGAATCCCACTTCCGAGGTTGTCCAGAAAGGCGTTGCCTACGAGGCTGACCTCTATGCCTACAAGGTACTGGGTGCAACCGAGAAGGAAGACGGAACCTATCAGACCTCCGGTACCTCGGCCCAGGTCATCGACGGCATCGAGCATGCTGTTAAGGACGGGATGGATGTCATCAATTTGTCACTCGGCTCTGACCTGGAGAAAGGCCCGGATTCACCGGATTCCATTGCCGTGAACAATGCCGTGCTCTCCGGCGTCGTAGCCGTAATCGCGAACGGCAATGCCGGCAGTGACGGCAAATACTATTACTCCATGGGCTCGCCGGCCAGCTCACAGCTAGCCATTTCAGTTGCTGCCGCTACAAGCACCAGCATCCACTACAGTGCCAATTTCAGCGCCCAGCTGACGGACACCGTAACAGAGGAAGTATACTCAGTGACCGACACGGTCTACTCGGACCTTCTCGGCTGGAGCTATAAGGGCGCGAATTTCAGTGATCTGCTCGGAACCGCACCGCTGGATGCTGTATATGCGGGACTTGGGGATTACAGCGACTATAACGAAACCGGGGATGTAACGGATAAGGTCGTCGTGGTTTCCCGCGGCAACCTGACGTTCGTAGACAAGGTCGCTATTGCCAAGGAGAAGGGGGCAAAGGCTCTGATTATCTTCAACGGCAATTCGCTGGACGGATCGGAAGAAGCCGATCTCTCCGTCAGTATTCCCGGACGTGACGGCCCGTTAGGCGAGATCGCCTTCCTCGGCGATGATTATGCCCATATCCCTACCTTCGACATGCCGGGAATTGAGGGACGGGCACTGGCCCGGGAGATTCTCGCCAATCCGGACAAACCGCTGCATATCACCTTCGGCAAGGATTATCCGATGACTGTAGCAGCTGGCGACACCATCGCCGACTTCAGCTCACGCGGACCCAATTCCGATGATAATTATGGTATCAAGCCGGATATCAGTGCGCCAGGCGTGAATATTCTCTCCACCCTGCCGGAGTATGCTGCGCTCTACGGTGATCAGGAGTATGCTTATTATTTCGATAAGGGGGATCCCAGCTACGATCTGGCCTATCACCGCTCCAGCGGCACCAGTATGGCTTCCCCGCATATTGCGGGTCTTGCAGCGCTTATGACGCAGGCGCATCCTGACTGGACGCCGCTCGATATCCGGGCTGCACTGGCCAACACAGCGGATGTGATCTCCAACGCCGGCGGTACACAGTATGATGTGTACTCCCAGGGTTCAGGCCGGGCGGATGTAGCCAGCGCTCTGCTTACACCGGCTGTAGTGGAAGCCCTTGATCCGATTACCATTTACGACGAGCAAATGAATGCAACCGTGATGGAGAGCGAGGCCAGCAATCTTAGCTTCGGAGCTATTCAGCCGGGTGATGCGCCGCTATCCAAGCCGCTCCGGGTGAAGAACTTCTCCGGTGATGAGGTGACCTACACCGCTTCGGTAGTTATGCATTCAAGCGTAACATCCGATCCTTCTGATCCGGTTGCCACTCCGGATGTAAGCAGCATAGAAATGACGCTTGGCGGACTTGACGGAGATGCTACAATCACCGCCGCCGCGGGCTCCAGCATACCCTTTACCCTTTCGGCCCAAGCGGCTGAGGGCGCAGCTCACGGAGTATATGAAGGAGAAATCCTGCTGCAGAGTCCGGGACTTCCTCCGCTTCACCTGCCATTTGTCATTCATGTGGGAACCGACGTTGCCGATAATGACTTCGGACTGATTGACGGTGCGCTGACGAACAAAAGAATCTCACCGGCTGCTCCGGCCGACTTGTCCGTCACACTGGCCAATGATCACACCAATTTCATGGTTGTTGAGGTTAACGGCCTGAGTGAAGGCTATATCGGGCGGATCTCCGACTGGTATGAATTAAACGAGCAGACCCAGCAGCTGTCTACACTTCCTGCGGGGCGGGTGACCTTCGAGAATATCGACGGCAGCTACTCGGACGGAACAGTAGATGAGTATGGAAATTACGTCATCAAGCAATTGGAGCCGGGGCAATATAAGCTCGGCATATATGCAGTGCAGTATGACGAGAAATTTAATGTCGCAGATGTCCAGCTTGTAAATATGACGTTCTATGCGGTGGGTGAGGACGAAGAAGTCACCGGACCAACCCAGCCTACGCCTGATCCGGGCAGCGGCGGAGGAACGGCTACTCCAACGCCTATTCCTACTGCAAGTCCTGTTCCTACCCCAACCCCTGTATCGGGTAATGGCGGCGGTGGCGGAGGATTGGCACCTTCACCAACGCCAACGCCATCCTCAACACCAGCCTCAAGCCCAAGTACGGCAACCTCTGCCGAACAGCTCGCGGCTGTAGTTGAGCCAGGGCAAAGCGTTGCCGCCCTTACAGGCACCGCTGCTCTGGAAGGAGACCAGACGGTGGTCTCCATCGATAATGCCGCGCTTCAGAAGGCACTGGATGCTAAAGCCGCAGCTGCTGTCTACAGCATAACTGCTGCGGAGAACAGCAGCGAGGGGGCCAGCCTGCAGCTGACTGCCGGGCAAGTGAAGCTGCTGCAGTCCGCGCCTGCGGGCAGTTCACTGGCCTTCACATGGAAAGGGGCATCCGTAGCCTTACCGCTGTCTGCCCTGTCAGGACTCGGCGCTGATGCCGGTCTGACCGTCACGATTGCACCGGCAGCTGACAGTAAAGCCACATTTGCTGCCCGCTACCCGGGTGCAGTAATTCTCGGAACACCTTATACCTTCGAGGCCGCTTCCACAGTGGCAGGCGTCTCCTCCAAAGTAACGTTCGCACCGGATCAGATCGTCCACCGGGCCTTCATACTGGATAAGGGCATCGACGCCACGAATGCAGGCGCGCTTTATACAGAAGGGGACACTGTATATCCTGTGCCTGCCCAATTCAAGACCATGACGGATGGATCAACCTTAGTCAAGATCAGCCGTCCGGGCTTCTCGACTTATGCAGCAGCAACAAGACAGATCACCTTCAAGGATACCGGGTCCTCCTGGGCGAAGAGCGAAATCCAGACCCTGGCCGGCAGGTTCATTCTGAATGGAACTTCAGCAGATACATTCTCGCCGAAGAGTCCCGTTACCCGCGCACAATTCGCCTCCATGCTCGTGACGGCCATCGGC
- a CDS encoding S8 family serine peptidase produces MRKEWLSKSIMIMAFTSLLIGPLGNAFAAQEPSGKPRKSEWSADTAPQEKVIQIKPSSGSTAAGAETKAIPAGEAAYDSSTIIVKYKAGFTSPSSSILDSSILQSSIRLSGIDAEALSVPASADIGPLITELNNDPNVLYAEPNYKLYPAAAGTLPDDTYFDKQWALLNTGQDPANTDQPGLPGIDIKATEAWNITQGSSDLIVAVIDTGMAAGHPDLADNIWTNKKDYAGNGKDDDNNGYIDDVHGWNFIDHTNQLYDAVDGDWHGTAVAGIIAASSNNGIGVSGIAPKVKIMPLKFMKGEYGTVLALIEAIQYAEKNGAKIANISAETYNYSQALKDVIDASKMLIVAPSGNYSVNTDATPAYPAAFDSPNILSVTAVDNTGNLAAMSNIGAESVDVAAPGDLNWTTAPVVNSGLAAQIDDGTSRIIFNGIAFENILDDEDADQNYSQEAFDKAMDYLGAPKDDASARILLVQDDGSNIEPYPSSPKLSKYKALLEDYAGFDEEEDIVQSAPNGGDGPSADLLGQYDVVIWFTGTAARNNLKNITDNDQAQLKEYLQAGGHLLLTGSHSLNAMEESDFTRDVLHLYFVEEYFYSNVLGVSGTIYDGVQYPLDEDKDSYNWVISRDPKIATINLENITKAPNSTYTYNYTQGTSYAAAHASGVAALVLSQEPSLSPLAVKQRIMSSGTRLSSLTGRIASGAMINAYQALTDDDIPGTPYAGGSITNRLDEAADVNDVYSIELHAGENISLALTGDAGTDFDLYLYSPEAATVQRNDNILAYSENKGTSSEAIDFTVNESGTYYLDVYAYKGSGSYTLSVATDNLAGSYEDTSSPLIFTGPWAQVSSSAYSGTTAKQINAKGKVEFAFVGSYISWTGSKNDKQGIANIYIDGIKAAAPSLFSKTSLDKQLIYEKIVPYGQHTFTIEWTGKTDPNAKKSGTAFINVDALTVAHLVQEDNATTSYSGAWKTNFSLKHFGGIAKYADGPEASAQFKFEGTQVQVLAYTGPNRGIADILIDEKPVASVDLYSAVPEFRAVIFESAALPAGKHTLRVVHTGEKNAASSGTYISVDAISIPQ; encoded by the coding sequence TTGAGAAAAGAATGGTTAAGCAAGTCTATTATGATCATGGCCTTCACATCGCTCTTGATTGGCCCGCTCGGCAACGCCTTCGCTGCCCAGGAGCCCTCAGGCAAACCGCGCAAAAGCGAATGGTCCGCAGACACCGCTCCGCAAGAAAAGGTGATACAGATCAAGCCGTCTTCCGGCAGCACAGCTGCCGGAGCAGAAACGAAAGCGATCCCTGCCGGAGAAGCCGCTTATGACAGCAGCACGATTATCGTGAAGTATAAGGCCGGATTCACGTCACCTTCCAGCTCCATTCTGGATTCCAGCATTCTTCAGAGCAGCATTAGGCTCTCCGGCATTGATGCAGAAGCTCTGAGTGTGCCTGCCTCTGCCGACATCGGTCCATTGATTACCGAACTGAACAACGACCCCAACGTCCTCTACGCTGAGCCTAACTACAAGCTGTATCCGGCAGCAGCCGGCACACTTCCGGACGACACCTATTTCGATAAACAATGGGCACTGCTCAACACGGGACAGGATCCCGCAAATACAGATCAGCCCGGCTTACCCGGGATCGACATTAAGGCTACCGAAGCCTGGAATATTACGCAAGGCAGCAGTGATCTGATTGTCGCGGTCATCGATACCGGCATGGCTGCCGGTCATCCCGATCTGGCGGACAATATCTGGACCAACAAGAAGGATTATGCCGGTAACGGCAAGGATGATGACAACAACGGCTATATTGACGATGTTCACGGCTGGAACTTCATTGATCATACGAATCAGCTCTATGATGCCGTGGATGGGGACTGGCACGGAACAGCCGTAGCCGGGATTATCGCCGCCTCCTCGAATAACGGCATCGGCGTATCGGGCATCGCCCCCAAGGTGAAGATTATGCCGCTCAAGTTCATGAAAGGCGAATACGGGACCGTGCTCGCTCTGATCGAAGCCATCCAGTATGCCGAGAAGAACGGGGCCAAGATCGCCAATATCAGTGCCGAAACCTACAACTACAGCCAGGCGCTCAAAGACGTAATTGATGCCTCCAAGATGCTCATTGTTGCCCCTTCCGGCAACTACAGTGTGAACACGGATGCTACACCAGCTTATCCGGCCGCCTTTGACAGCCCGAACATCCTCTCCGTTACGGCAGTGGATAATACCGGGAATCTGGCCGCCATGTCCAATATCGGCGCGGAATCGGTGGACGTTGCAGCGCCTGGCGACCTGAACTGGACAACAGCACCTGTGGTCAATTCAGGTCTGGCCGCGCAGATAGACGACGGCACCTCCAGAATTATTTTTAACGGGATTGCTTTTGAGAACATTCTGGACGATGAGGATGCTGACCAGAATTACAGCCAGGAGGCTTTTGACAAAGCTATGGATTATCTGGGTGCCCCGAAGGATGACGCTTCTGCAAGAATACTGCTCGTACAGGATGACGGCTCCAATATCGAGCCTTATCCAAGCAGTCCGAAGCTGTCCAAGTACAAGGCACTGCTTGAAGATTACGCCGGGTTCGACGAAGAGGAGGATATTGTCCAGTCCGCACCGAACGGCGGGGACGGCCCTTCGGCAGATCTGCTGGGGCAATATGATGTTGTCATCTGGTTCACAGGCACCGCCGCCAGGAACAATCTTAAGAATATTACGGACAACGATCAGGCCCAGCTGAAGGAATATCTGCAGGCTGGAGGACACCTCCTGCTTACAGGGTCCCATTCCTTAAATGCAATGGAAGAATCCGACTTTACGAGAGATGTCCTGCATCTGTACTTCGTCGAGGAATATTTCTATTCGAACGTACTCGGAGTTTCCGGAACCATCTATGATGGCGTACAGTATCCGCTGGATGAAGACAAGGACAGCTACAACTGGGTCATTTCCAGAGATCCGAAGATTGCCACCATTAACCTTGAGAATATTACAAAGGCACCGAACAGCACTTATACCTACAACTATACACAGGGTACCTCTTACGCTGCCGCCCATGCTTCCGGTGTTGCCGCACTGGTGCTCAGCCAGGAGCCGTCACTCAGCCCGCTTGCCGTTAAGCAGCGGATCATGAGCAGCGGCACACGTCTCAGCTCACTGACAGGCCGTATAGCCAGCGGAGCCATGATCAACGCCTATCAGGCGCTGACAGATGATGACATTCCCGGCACCCCTTACGCCGGCGGCAGCATCACTAACCGGCTGGATGAGGCTGCGGACGTGAATGATGTCTATTCCATCGAGCTCCACGCCGGTGAGAATATCAGCCTGGCACTAACCGGTGATGCAGGAACAGACTTCGATCTGTATCTGTATTCTCCTGAAGCGGCAACCGTTCAGCGTAACGACAATATCCTGGCTTACTCGGAGAATAAAGGAACCTCTTCTGAAGCTATAGATTTCACAGTGAACGAGAGCGGAACCTACTATCTGGACGTGTATGCCTACAAGGGCAGCGGCAGCTATACGCTTAGTGTTGCCACAGATAACCTGGCAGGCAGCTATGAGGATACCAGCAGCCCGCTGATCTTCACCGGCCCTTGGGCACAGGTCAGCAGCAGCGCCTATTCCGGAACAACCGCCAAGCAGATTAATGCGAAGGGCAAGGTCGAGTTCGCCTTCGTAGGCAGCTATATCAGCTGGACCGGCTCCAAGAATGACAAGCAGGGCATCGCCAATATCTATATCGACGGGATCAAGGCAGCAGCCCCTTCACTGTTCAGCAAGACCTCCCTGGACAAGCAGCTAATCTATGAAAAAATCGTTCCTTACGGGCAGCATACCTTCACTATTGAATGGACGGGCAAGACCGATCCAAATGCCAAAAAGAGCGGCACCGCCTTCATCAATGTCGACGCCCTCACAGTAGCTCATCTTGTTCAGGAGGACAATGCCACTACCTCTTACAGCGGTGCCTGGAAAACCAACTTCAGCCTGAAGCATTTCGGCGGAATTGCCAAATATGCAGACGGCCCTGAAGCCTCTGCCCAATTCAAATTTGAAGGCACTCAGGTACAGGTACTGGCGTACACCGGACCTAACCGCGGTATCGCTGACATTCTCATTGATGAGAAGCCGGTCGCTTCCGTTGACTTATACAGTGCAGTGCCTGAATTCCGGGCAGTGATCTTCGAATCGGCAGCCTTGCCTGCGGGCAAGCATACCCTGCGTGTCGTCCACACCGGGGAGAAGAATGCGGCTTCCAGCGGCACCTATATTTCGGTGGATGCCATCTCTATCCCGCAGTAA